Within the Dolichospermum compactum NIES-806 genome, the region TCCCTTTGATTACCAACTCTTTGCTGCCAGTGTATTCCGGTGGTCACATTTCTCTCTCAGTTGATTAGCTGGAAACTATATATGTTAAATTATATGTGATTAGCTTCAATGTATACCTAATTTTGCTATCCTAGAAGCATCTTCTAGATATCATCTATTTATGTATCCACGAAGAAAATCGTAACAATAGTTATTAGTGTCAAATATCATGTAATTTACATAAAATAATGCAGTGGAATCAACTCAGAGTCAGGCTATACAGTCAACAACTTGATTCAACTTCTCTTATAAATTTGCTACACTAGAGAGGGATATTCATTTTCCAATTCTGAGTTACTGTTGTATTTTGCCTTTAAGGGCATATCAAACTAACCTAACTAAATCAAGACCAGTCCAAAATCTTAACTAAAGAGCTGCCACTAATCATAATGCCTGTGATTGAGAAAAAAAGAACTCGCGATCTGCCCCAAATTAACGAACGGATTCGCTTCCCGAAAATTCGGGTGATTGACACTGATGGCGCACAACTGGGAATTATAACTCCTCAGGAAGCGATACAATTAGCAGAGGAAAAAGAATTAGACTTAGTGCTAATTAGTGACAAGGCTGATCCGCCAGTATGTCGAATAATGGACTATGGGAAATATAAGTTTGAGCAGGAGAAGAAGGCGCGGGAAGCCCGGAAGAAGCAGCACACGGCTGATGTGAAAGAAGTGAAGATGCGCTACAAGATAGAAGAACATGACTATAATGTGCGCGTTAAACAAGCCGAACGCTTCCTCAAAGATGGCGATAAAGTTAAGGCTACTGTGATGTTCCGAGGTCGGGAAATTCAACACAGTGACTTGGCAGAAACGTTGCTTAAACGAATGGCTACGGATTTAGAGCCTTTTGGTGAACTTCAGCAAGCACCGAAGAAAGAAGGGCGAAATATGATGATGCTGATTTCACCAAAAAAATAATTTTGTCAACAACCTAGTCGTGAATGCTGTATAAATTAGTTAGTAATAGGATCTAAAATTGACACCGGGGAGATTTGTCCCATTCCCTCAGCATTCATCCATAATTAGATTTATGTCAATTTATTCTAAAATGATAGTCCTGACGGCTGAGTGGTAAAAATAATACTCAGTTGTTCAGGACTTTTGCTATGGTTTTAGAGAGGAATCAGGAGTCAGGAGAATGAAGAAGAAAGGAGAATAAGGGAGAATTAAGAGTTTCAGGGTTAAAAAAGTGAATTAGGTGTGAGTAATAAGCATTGAAACTGTTTATGGCGATTAGAAATCACTACTACACAAACAAAGTCCACCTACGTGGACTAATGAAGAATCAAGGCTTTTGAACCCACGTATCCCTTACGGGACCGTAGGAATAGGTGGGTTTCGTCTGTGTGCAAGATGAACCGCGACTTCTAGTCGCCAGGTGGGAATAAATTAGACTGGATGGTTTTTACTCCATTAACAGTAATTGCGAAGGTTCTAATTGTACGTACCAGGGAAAAGGTTGATTTTGAATATTTTTCCATTTTTCTTTATATATTTCTCCTTGTAAGTGATAATCATGGGGATGATTACCAGGAGAATGTAGTTTGAGAAATACTGTCATGCGATGAGGTGTTTCACTGGTACGCACTAAATAACAGGGAAAGGTATTTACTTTTTGAGGATCTTTGGTGAAAATTAAATGATGAGCGCGAATACCCACATGAGATAATTGTGAAGGCATTTTTTCTCTGATTTGGAGACTGCAATCCCAATCAATTGCTTTTATCCGTTGGGGAGATAAAATACTCGCACGGGAAAAGTTTTTACAACCTGTAAGTTGGGCAACATTTATACTGGCAGGATGTTGGAAAATCTCATATTTAGAACCATGATGTGCTTCTTTTCCCTGTTCTAATACTAATAGATTGGGACATAACCGATAGGCTTCTTCCATATTATGAGTAACAAACAAGGTGACACCAGAATAATCATCGAGAATTTCTGTAACTTGTTGTTCTAATTGACTGCGAAGATGGGTATCTAAAGCGGAAAATGGTTCATCTAAAAGTAATGCTTCTGGTTTGCTTGCTAAAGCCCTAGCTAATGCTACCCGTTGCTGTTGTCCCCCGGAAAGTTGATGCGGATAGCGATCGCCAAATCCTTGTAATTGCATGGCTATTAACTGCTTTTCTACCTCTTCTTTGACATTTACAGATTTGGGTATGCCAAAGGCGATATTTTCCGCCACAGTAATATGTGGAAATAGGGCATAGTTTTGGAATAAAAAACCAATTCGGCGTTGATGAATGGGCATATCAATTTTCTTTTCTGAGTCAAATAATACCCGATTATTTAAAACTATTTGTCCTTTATTTGGTGTTTCTATGCCGGCAATACAACGCAAAATCATACTTTTTCCTGCCCCAGAACCTCCCAATAATCCCAATGGTTGATTATCTGTGTTTAAGGTAACTTGAAGATAAAAATTAGCTAGTCTTTTTTCAATATCTAAAAATAAGCTGTTTGAAGAATAATCTTTTAATAGAAAGGAAGATTTATTTGCTAATTCTATTTTATTTCCAGATGGTTTTGTCAATCTTGATTTATATGAAAGTTCTTGCCAAAAGTTAGCTAGAATAATCCCGGAAAGGGAAATAATCATCATGGTAATTGACCAAAACCAAGCTTCATTAATTGCCCCAGCTTCTACTGCGAAATATATCGCCATTGGTATAGTTTGCGTTTGTCCAGGGATATTTCCTGCTAACATCAAAGTTGCCCCAAATTCACCTAAAGCCCGCGCAAATGCTAAGGTGGTAGCAGCAATAATCCCCGGAAATGCCAGGGGTAAACTAATGCGCCAAAAAATTGTCAATTCCTTCGCACCTAATGTTCTGGCTACGCGCAGTAAATTGGTATCAATTTGACTAAAAGCTGCTAATGCAGTTTTATACATCAATGGGAATGAAACTACTATAGCAGCGATCGCCGCACCATACCAAGTAAATACAATTGTCGTATTGAAGGGTTCTAGTAGTTTACCCACTGGACCATTTTTCCCAAAGAATATCAGCAGTAAAAACCCAACCACAGTGGGGGGTAAAATCAACGGTGCGACAAATATCCCCTCAATTAAAGATTTACCTTTACCACGATATCCCAACATCCAATAAGCAGCAGATACACCCAAAAAGAAGGTGATAAATGTTGCCAGTAAAGCCGTTTTTAACGATATCCAAAGCGGTGATAAATCCTGTGGCATAGTTTTAATAAAGATGTAAGTAGGGTTTGCTGATAGCGTAGCGTGGCATAGGCCATAAAAGTTGTCTGTGAGGGCTAGAAATTCAGGAGTTCATGAGTATGGCTGCCACGCTGCACTATCAGGAGGTAGGGGCGCAGGGCCTGCGCCCATTCAGGAGTATGGCTAAGGGACTTCCAATTAAAAAAATACCCAAAAATTTCTTGTGGTGCGGGACGAAAAGCCTGCTAATCATCAAGGACAGGCAGGATGCCCATCCCACAAAATTGGGTAATTTATTTTTTGGTGTTCCCTAACGCCACGCTGCGCTATCAGGAAACCCTACTTAATTAACTCAATTATGACTAAGGCAGAATAAATCCATATTTTTTGAATACAGCTTTAGCTTGATTGCTAGATAAAAATTGAGAAAATTCTTTAGCAGTATCAACATTTTTGCTACCTTTAACAACTGCTAAGGGATAAATAATGGGAGAGTGGTATTTTTCATCGGCTGTAACTACAACTTTGACTTTATCAGAGATTTTGGCATCAGTTATATAAACTAACCCTGCATCAGCATTACCACTTTCTACAGATGCTAAAACCTGACGCACGTTATTCGCAAAAACCAGTTTTGATTTAATTTCTGACCAAATTTTCAACTTTTCTAATACTTGTTGTCCATATTGTCCTGCGGGTACAGTTCTGGGTTCACCAATAGCGATTTTTTTGACTTTGGCATCTTTAAGATTGTAGAAACTAGTGACACCAACGGCATTTTTAGGGACTACCAAAACTAATTTGTTTTTAGCAATGATATTCCGAGTTCCTGCAACTAAAAGTCCTTTTTGTTCTAAAGCATCTATTTGTTTTTTTGCCGCAGATATAAAAATATCCGCCGGCGCACCTTGTTCTATTTGCTGCTGTAATGCACCGGAACTACCAAAGTTATAATTTATTTTGACGTTTGTTTTACTTTGTTGGTAAAGGGGTTTAATTTCTTCTAGTACCTCTTTTAAACTAGCAGCGGCGGATATAATTAAGTTTGTATTAGATTGTGCGAAAATCGGCGATGAAATTAGGCTGGGTAAGCCAATTGTCAATAGCAAAGTGGCTAATGCTGTAGCAATAAAGACTAATAATTTTATGCTTTTCATTGGTAAACAGGATGGGGGAAATTTTTAGTGCTGGCGTTAACTTGGTATACTTTCACCAAGACTACTATATTAGTTACCAATTATCTTGGTAAAACTGCATTGAGAAAATAAACCTATCTCAGATGATTTATCTTAAAAATTGGACATAGACTGTATCTAAGATTACTTTTTGCCAGATTATATGAATAAGTATCTATAATATTTACCAACTTAATTGGTAGTTCTATTACTTGAGTTTTTCCTCCTCTCTAGAAAATAGAGAGGAAATCATTCAAGTATGAAATATGACTGTAATTAGGGGGAGAAAGGCGAGGAGAAAAATCCGCCAGGATGGCAATTGTGCTGCTGGTATTGGTTCAGGTGGTGTTAATAAGGCTTCTATTCTTTGTTCCAAGCGATCGCCTGTCCCCAAAGCCGCACAACAAATATCTGAGGTAATGGAGTTGTTGCTAACGACCAATAACAAAGATTCTGCTAATATTAGAGGATCTACTTGGGATGCAGCATAACTATCAGCCCGTAATTCTCGCAAAACTAACAATTCTTGCCATAAAGGCTCGGTATTTGGCAACCAAGCGGTACAAGAACGCATCCAGCCCAGCCAAAAGAACCAAAACGTATCCCTATACTGATAATGCCCTTGTTCGTGGGCTAAAACACTTTCTAGATGGACTGGAGAGAGGGTTTGTAGTAGTCCTTGACTAACGACTAATTCAGGTTGCCAAAAACCCATTTGTCCGGCAAATAAAGCTTGAGTTTCTAGGAGTCTGGCAGATTTACCATCTAGGGTAATTTGAGGACATTCACGGGCAGATTTAATGGCTTTCCAGCCCTGAAAAGCTAGTTTGATACCAAAGATATTAAAAAATCCCAGAAAAATTAAGGCCAGGAGATAGCTAAAAGAGTCGGTATACATTCCGCCCATTTTTCCCTGCGTACCCATGCAGACTACAGAGGTGACTGTCATGAAGATGAGTAAGGGGGGAAAAAGGAATAAAAATAGGGTTTTCTGCCAGCGTAAATACCAATTTCCTTGGGGGATTTTGCCAAAGAATCGCAACCACCAAGCAATGGTAACAGCGGTAACAATCATCAGTAAGTGCATAATGTTACTTTTCTCCTCTGGCTTCCCGTGCTGCTTGGATGCGTTTAGCGATCGCTTCGATTTGGTCACTAGCAGCTTGATCTAAACTATCAGCAAATGCCGCAATCACATCAGGATTTCCCACTGCTAAAAATCGCTGTAGTTGATCATGTGCCTTAATTACCTCTGCTTGTTGTTTAGTCAGTAAGGGCTGCCAATAAAAGGCTTTCCCTTGTTTATTGCAAGCTAACCAGCCTTTTTCCGTTAGCCGACGCAGAACTGTAGTTACAGAAGTATAAGCCAATTCGCGGTTAGGATCAGCTAAAATGCGATCGTGTACATCTTTGACAGTAACAGAACTCAGTTCCCAGACGATATTGAGAATTTCTGCTTCCAACGGACCAAGGGACATTTGTTTGGGACGATAATCGGGTAAAGGAGCCATATTGATAATTGAAGATGTCATCTGGATTTTATCGCTTCTAGAATCCGTCAGACCCAATAATTTGTAAAAAAACAGATTTACTCTCATATTTCCAATTATGTCTTATCCCCATACACCCTCCCCTGACAGTTCTTATATTCGTCCTACTCGTCGCGGAAAGCATAAAATATTCATTGGTATGGCTCCTGGTGTGGGAAAAACTTACAGAATGCTAGAAGAAGCACATCAACTGCAACAAGAAGGTATTGATGTTGTTATTGGCATTATCGAAACTCATGGACGCAAAGATACTGCTGTCAAAGCTATAGGATTAGAAGTAGTTCCGAAAAAAGCCAATATTCATAAAAATATCAACCTCCAAGAAATGGACACAGAGGCAATTTTAAACCGCTCTCCCCAATTGGTATTAGTTGATGAATTAGCACATACAAATATTCCTGGTTCACCTAGAGAAAAACGCTGTCAAGATGTAGAAGTGATTTTAGCAGCCGGCATAGATGTTTACTCTACTGTGAATATTCAACATTTAGAAAGTTTGAATGATTTAGTAGCCGGAATTACGGGTGTCGTCGTCCGAGAACGCAT harbors:
- the infC gene encoding translation initiation factor IF-3, with amino-acid sequence MPVIEKKRTRDLPQINERIRFPKIRVIDTDGAQLGIITPQEAIQLAEEKELDLVLISDKADPPVCRIMDYGKYKFEQEKKAREARKKQHTADVKEVKMRYKIEEHDYNVRVKQAERFLKDGDKVKATVMFRGREIQHSDLAETLLKRMATDLEPFGELQQAPKKEGRNMMMLISPKK
- the modB gene encoding molybdate ABC transporter permease subunit, translating into MPQDLSPLWISLKTALLATFITFFLGVSAAYWMLGYRGKGKSLIEGIFVAPLILPPTVVGFLLLIFFGKNGPVGKLLEPFNTTIVFTWYGAAIAAIVVSFPLMYKTALAAFSQIDTNLLRVARTLGAKELTIFWRISLPLAFPGIIAATTLAFARALGEFGATLMLAGNIPGQTQTIPMAIYFAVEAGAINEAWFWSITMMIISLSGIILANFWQELSYKSRLTKPSGNKIELANKSSFLLKDYSSNSLFLDIEKRLANFYLQVTLNTDNQPLGLLGGSGAGKSMILRCIAGIETPNKGQIVLNNRVLFDSEKKIDMPIHQRRIGFLFQNYALFPHITVAENIAFGIPKSVNVKEEVEKQLIAMQLQGFGDRYPHQLSGGQQQRVALARALASKPEALLLDEPFSALDTHLRSQLEQQVTEILDDYSGVTLFVTHNMEEAYRLCPNLLVLEQGKEAHHGSKYEIFQHPASINVAQLTGCKNFSRASILSPQRIKAIDWDCSLQIREKMPSQLSHVGIRAHHLIFTKDPQKVNTFPCYLVRTSETPHRMTVFLKLHSPGNHPHDYHLQGEIYKEKWKNIQNQPFPWYVQLEPSQLLLME
- the modA gene encoding molybdate ABC transporter substrate-binding protein, yielding MKSIKLLVFIATALATLLLTIGLPSLISSPIFAQSNTNLIISAAASLKEVLEEIKPLYQQSKTNVKINYNFGSSGALQQQIEQGAPADIFISAAKKQIDALEQKGLLVAGTRNIIAKNKLVLVVPKNAVGVTSFYNLKDAKVKKIAIGEPRTVPAGQYGQQVLEKLKIWSEIKSKLVFANNVRQVLASVESGNADAGLVYITDAKISDKVKVVVTADEKYHSPIIYPLAVVKGSKNVDTAKEFSQFLSSNQAKAVFKKYGFILP
- a CDS encoding M56 family metallopeptidase; protein product: MHLLMIVTAVTIAWWLRFFGKIPQGNWYLRWQKTLFLFLFPPLLIFMTVTSVVCMGTQGKMGGMYTDSFSYLLALIFLGFFNIFGIKLAFQGWKAIKSARECPQITLDGKSARLLETQALFAGQMGFWQPELVVSQGLLQTLSPVHLESVLAHEQGHYQYRDTFWFFWLGWMRSCTAWLPNTEPLWQELLVLRELRADSYAASQVDPLILAESLLLVVSNNSITSDICCAALGTGDRLEQRIEALLTPPEPIPAAQLPSWRIFLLAFLPLITVIFHT
- a CDS encoding BlaI/MecI/CopY family transcriptional regulator, with protein sequence MAPLPDYRPKQMSLGPLEAEILNIVWELSSVTVKDVHDRILADPNRELAYTSVTTVLRRLTEKGWLACNKQGKAFYWQPLLTKQQAEVIKAHDQLQRFLAVGNPDVIAAFADSLDQAASDQIEAIAKRIQAAREARGEK